The Apium graveolens cultivar Ventura chromosome 10, ASM990537v1, whole genome shotgun sequence nucleotide sequence ATTGTTCCTACATCGTGCTCATCATACCATCAGCAAGCCACCCTGAAAAACCTTCATTTAACGCTTTCTTCATCCAAGAATGCCGACAACATTCATCAGCTTCGGAAACTGTTAGCCAACTTCTCTGGTGAAGATTTTGCTCCGGCCAACAATCAAGCTCCTCCTTCACAAACAACGCATACATGGTGGCTTTACACAAGCCTGCGGAACTAGATTCGTCTTGAAGTGTTTTGCTTGTGAAGTAGTAGTCCCCCAATAAATGCTGGAAAACAACACAAcgcaaaacaaaaaaaaacctTAAAAAGATTCATAAAAACTACACAACGCACGTTTTTGACAACATTGCTACAATCTACCAGACTTCAACTAGCCAAAAAACATGTCAGGCATAATCTAGCAGATACCCCTCACCTCTTGGTAACGCAAAATAAATATCGCTACAAAATAAATATCGCTACAAAACTCCACTCAGCCTTATGAAAGGATCACATATGAGAAATATACTAAATATCTCTTTAAAACAGAAATAAAAACCTTGAGCTAGAACCCACAACAGTGGCCAGTGGGAATATAAGCAGTATTCAATTTTCCTGATAATTTATGGTACATATTAAGCAGCACAAATCTTAAATTCATTTGAAGATGGATCCACACCTACATTCTTATCCCATATCCCTGTCAGTTATCTCTAAATTCATTTTACACTGAAAGTGACATGCTTAAATTGGTATAATAGATTTTGATGAAGCATAAACTTAATACGTTACACTAATCTAATGTAATGATTTTCAGCTGATTGATACCCTTTTTACTAAAAAGGACCTGAACCTTGCAAGAGATTTAGTGTGCGAGATTAGGCAATGTAACAAATTTACCCCTCCTGCACAAGAAACAAGAAGGTACAATAACTATTGCGTGTTTATATTTGAAATGATGAAAAACAAGGTCACAAGGCCTGTATGATTTTTCATTCCACAACTTCCAAGTGAGAATGATTCAAGGCCTCCAACTTCCGGCCTCCTCTGAGTTTTATACAACTGTTAGTTATGATTTCGGACATGTTAAAGTTGCTATTAAACCCGATTGTAAAATTGAACGTGTGTCTCCCACTCTTGTGAAATCATTAAACTTGCAACTTGTAACCATGAAAGAACATTATCACGGTTCATCAATCTTGAATAcgtttttgaacatttttcgcTTGCAAGGCAGTTTTCAAAGAGTTTATATTATGAATAAGTGCAGAAAATTCATTTTGGTGCCATGTTGTCTCTACATGATTGTTAATTTTTACAGAAATTGCGGTCCAGATTTCTCCAAAATGGGGAGAATGATGGGAAATGAAAATAAAGGAACTTCTATTTTTATTAGTAGATAGTTTAATTACTTTTTAGCAGAGTACATTTTACATCCTAAATGAAAGAAATGTGATTGTCATATAAGCACGGGTAAATAAAAAAATCTGGGCTAGAGAACATGAAGACCGAACATTGGAACCACAGTGCCATGCTTAGGCCATGTTGTCCCCTTGGCTATGCCATGACAAGAATGAGGACTAGCATAGTAAATAAACTTCAAATAAAATAAATTCTGTACCAAAACTTTATAGCTGATAACATCCGACATTTATCAGAGATTTGACAATATACACATACCATTAGATCTCCTCGAACTCCAGCCTCTTCTAAAGCTTCGCGTGCCGCTGCTTCTTCAACTGTTTCATCAGTTTCCCACCCACCCTATAAGGAAAATGGGAAAAAATGTAGTTGACCACATGGagatatttataaatatacaacGAATTCCAAAACCAAATCTGCATATAATTGAATGCATATCTAGGGAACATTTTTAAAACTGACACATACTAATAGGCTCAATTAAGCATCCTACTTCTTAAGATAGAAGAATATAGACAAATAGGGGAAGGGAGAGTGGAATACCAACATGGAATTATATGTTACATGGGAAGAAATAAAGAGGAGGGAGAGCAATGCATGTCTGTGACCACTAAATATGACAATAACAATCGACCAATATTTTTTGTCAGGAACAGTCAACCAATATTAATcattatatatacatacatatcaTTTCAGTTACTTGCCAGTTTCAAAATGAATAACGAATTGTGAAAGCAACAAACCATTAGATCTAAAAAACAATTCCACTTATATTTGATAAGAACTGTACAAAGAACTGTACAAGTTTTTGAAAGAAGAACTTTACAATTAAATAGTATACAACAATATAaatctaaaaataattttagatagctcataataataatattattacaGATGATTAAAGACAAATGGATGAACACTCCAGTTAGCTGGCTTTCTTATTTTCTAAATATTAGCTTCTGTGCATCATTGCTAAATGCTGTTGTTGAAATGTACTGTGAAATTCACAAGTTGAAATATCCTTCTAATTATGATCTCATACAACAGTCAATGACATACAACAAATTTCAGCGATAGGACTTCATTGACTTTTTGAGTAGAAGACTAAAACACCCTTTGACTTGACATGATTTATGCTTACACTTCTCATACGCAGCTTAAGCAAAATATTTTGGGCCTTGTAAACTGGTACATGCGTATAAGAAACCATTTAACACAAGGAAGAGAAAACAAAGACAAGAGAGGCACGGGAATAATACCGACTTCTTAAACTGACTGTATATTTAATGTTTGTGCAATACATATAAATGGGGTCTTTCCCTACAAATTGTACATTGTACAGACATAATTGTAACTTTTATACAACCAATAATTATATGTCTTGTGATTCTCTTACTAAATTAATGGGGCCCATCACGTGTCAAATTAATGGATAAGTTGATAACTTTCAGATGTTACTCCCTTTTAGGAGTAAAGAAAAAGAATAACAATTGTAAAAAAAATTCCATGATAAATATGTTCCGCTGTGATTGGTCAATCTTCCCCAATTAACTGTCCACAGATCTCTATCTCAAATTTCCATAAATCTTAAAAAATAATGTACTTTCTTGTATGCAGGATGACAGCTAGTTTAAATCAATAAAAAAGGTTTAACCATCTCATATAGCACAAGGTAAAAtaaaggattttaagaggggaagAATGGTgcttgataaaggattctaaAGGGAAAAGAGCGGTGCTCGAAGGCTAGTAACAGGCAGATGCTATATTTATTCAGCTACAATTTAAAATGCTAAAAAAATATTGTTAACTTTTCTGTATGCAAATAGACAGCTAGTTTAAATCAATACAACATGTTTAACCATCTCATATTGCACAAGGTGAATTAAAGACTTCGAAGGGGGGGAAGAATGGTGCTTGATAAAGGATACTACGGGGAAAAATAATGGTGCTTGAAGGCTAGCAACAAACAGATGCTAAGTTAGTAAGTTTATTCAGCTACAATTTGAAATCTTAAAAAATAATGGTAACTTTTTTGTATGCAGAATGACAGCTAGTTTAAATCAATACAACAGGTTTAACTATCTCATATAGCACAAGGTGAAATAAAGGATTTTAAGGGACAAAAATTGCACTTGAAGGCTACAGTAGCAACAAACAGATGCCATGTTTATTCAGCTACAACTTATGATATCAAAGGCACACATCTTAGATGGAGGGTTAATAAACTACATCGAACTGAAGATATACAGATGGATATGCTGCACAACAGAAAACAGTCcattataaaattaatatctTAAAATTGTACCTTTGGAAACAGAAGACCAGGCCCGCTATTTGAGGTAACCATTAATACCTCAACAATCTTCTCTGACAATTTGCCACTGCTTTCTTCGGAATATCGATACTTAAAGGGTATGCACCTGAGTGAATGACAaatttgaaaaagatgaagcaCAACTGATACGAAGTTTCTCAATTATTAGACAGGAAGGTATATACAAGAACACTCTTAACTTTTTATAACAAGAGCTCCAAAATTTCGATAGAAGTCCACAAATAAACAATCTTGTATGTATATTCCAAATTTGTAAAATAACTGTTCATACATAGTATTATGTTTAATCACTCATATATGGAATACTTGTAAAGGTGTCATTTTTTTTATCAGATTATATATTTTTGGTAAACTAATTCAAGTTGGGGGGCTTCAGATAATCCCACCTTTAAGTCCTCTTAATATATCTTTTCTAGTAAATGCTATTAGCTAATTTAATGCTCTTTTTTATGTTCATTTTATACCTCTGTGTCATTAACATAGCCTGTAGCTGTAAGCCAAAACTTTGAAACAAACTAAACAAGATCGTGCTTAATAAGAAGCTCACAGACTGCATTACTGCAAAATGGTTCCAGTAATTCCATTAGTCCAGGCATTTGACATTCATGATTAGGCATACACGTAATTCTTTCTACTTTTTTTAATTTGAGTACCAAAGAAGCTCTGTATTGATGGATTAAAGTCTTTGCTAAATAATATATACATGGAAAAAACTCAGATACTACATACAATTTAAAAGGATTTGTAAATATGACAAACATATAATCATGCTAAACCCTCTCCCTAACATCATAATATTTAGAAGGAGCTGGTAACGTAATATGATATCATAGCTCTTATAATCAAGTGGTCTTTAGACTCCCATAAACATCAATGTATTCAAAGTCCTAACTCGGACACTATTGGTTAATATTGTAGTTTTGCTTCTTCACTAATTGAGCTTTGGGGCGTattgacatgttaacatgatATACACATTTAAGCATTCTACTGAAACCTTATTAGTGTTTTCGTAAAATGCAATTGTGCACATTAATTATTATCACATGCGTGTTCTCGAGCTAAAAAATTTCTCGACTAACCCCAATATAAATACCAGGATACACACTAATTCTTAAAAAAACATCAAGCACAATCTCGCAAGAATAAACaaacataaataataataatgtGGAAGCAAATTGATGAGAGGGGTTGAGAAAGAAGAAAGTACCCAGCAAGAAGACGATAACCATCCTGATAACGCTGTTGTTGACGACCAGTACGGGCCACCAATACAGACATCCTCGTCCTcgaatatatataatataagctGGCTTCAACCTTAAATCCACATTGTAATAATCTTAaatcataataatataaaatCTATTTGACATCCAGCCGACTCCAGCCCATTTTGTTTCTCTTAAGACGACAGACAATGCGTGTTATTTGCGTGCCATCATTCTTGGTTTCCTTGTTTATTTCAAAgagaaagagaaaaaaagaaagattttaaagagagggagggagggagacTTTGGTGGGGGCTGGGAAGGAATCTGAGATTTTAGTTTTTAGGTGATGTAGATTTCATATGCTGATGTAGATTTCAAATGATTTTTCTTTACTAGCTACAATAGAACTAGAACCAGGGAGTATCTACTAGGCATCAGGCAGGTCCAGGCAGGGTTGTGCTTGTAACATGTAACCGGACTACCCTCACCTCAAACGCGTTTCCCAGAGTTTGGCTCCCTCCAAATGTCTCTAACCCAGAGTTTAATGTCTCAAACCCAGATTAAATTTGTATCAAATTCCATTTTTTTCTatttatgatttattaattaattaattacttttaaCTTTTATGGTTAATTTTGCAAATAAATTAGGCACAATATTTTAAAAAACATACGAGCACAGTTTATTAGACTCCACCAAAGTTTGAGCTCATTTTATAtcttttttaattaataatttgaAATCGCATTTGCATTGGATAATATAAAAAGCTAAACTTGAAAAAGAAAATTTACTATACCATAACAAAAAGAAACTATTAATGAAATTTGCACTCTATGTTATGACAGTACTATTTCTGTCTGTATTGTTTTACTTACCGTGAGTCAAGACACTttgattataaataaaaataaaaattcagcctttcattattttaaaaaactgaaAAAATACATAGTAAACTAGATTAAACATACTttataatgatataattttataaatattttcgatAATGTACTTCGTGAAATTTTCGGTAAAAGTTGGTTCAATTTGATCACAAAAAATCTAACTAAAACGATAAAATGGAACTAATATTAAATAAAACACATAATTAGGTTAGAATACTTTATAAACAAATATGATTTAAACATAAACTTAAGTTATGGCGCAAAAAAACATAAACTTGATGCTAGTTTAGCGTTGAAATATAATCTTCTTGCAAAAGATCTTCGTAACAGTGTAAAATGAAGCCCAAAATCTTCCCAAATCccattaattaataaaataatcacagcatTCTATTGGAAGAGTAACTTTATTCTATTGGCCTCAAATGTCATCACAGTCGCCTGATGAAAGAATGATGCATACTTCTGAACACAATGAAGCACATATAAAAAAACAACCAACTGAAACCATGATAAGGATTTACGGCAGATTATATTGCGCCTAATTCATCAGAACAGGCAAGCAGTGTCCCAGCTCTCTAATACTTCTTCACAATCTCCAACAATGAAGAGCCAGT carries:
- the LOC141689453 gene encoding nudix hydrolase 16, mitochondrial-like yields the protein MSVLVARTGRQQQRYQDGYRLLAGCIPFKYRYSEESSGKLSEKIVEVLMVTSNSGPGLLFPKGGWETDETVEEAAAREALEEAGVRGDLMHLLGDYYFTSKTLQDESSSAGLCKATMYALFVKEELDCWPEQNLHQRSWLTVSEADECCRHSWMKKALNEGFSGWLADGMMSTM